CAACTGCGGCGTAACATTGTTGCGGAGCGGTCGCGTGACCCACCGACTGTCCGTAGACGGCCTCCAGGGGCTTGCCGCTCGTGTCCAGCCCCCCGTGGACGTACGACGAGTTCTTCCCGTAGAACCTAAACACGAAAGCCCAAAGAGGTAAGAACGCAGGCGGGGGAGGCGAGCGTGCCTGAGGCGGGCGGGCGTACCTGTGCAGGTAGTCGGGCGCCTGGTTGAGCAGCGTGTAGTACTGTCGGACAAACTCTCGCCCGACCAGCTGGGCACTTGGCTTCTCCATcaccatttcttcttcttctgtactCGCTGGGTGACACAACACAATTGGATGGAAAATCCCTTGATTGACTTTGGAATCATTCACACGTTGGCGACTCcctcaacactttttttgtttcactacTGGAGCCATTGTGGGATACATCCAGAGGTTTGAATAAGAGATAACCTCTACGCCCTACCCATGGGGCAGTGGTTCGGGAGTGATATTCCCACCATCCAACGTTATGTTTAGCATGTAGAACTTTTTGGTGGGGCCTGGAAGCTCCTCGACGACCGGTTAGCACGTGCCCGGTTCACTTCCCAGTCACATTTTACGACGTTAGCCTGTTAGCTTCAGGAGCTAGTTAACGAAAGGAGCTTCGGATGGCGTTCGCTGAAGCCACGGTCGGTCGTCACATTTGATTGaggggaagaaagaaagaaagatcacAATATAATGAAAGTGGGGGGAGGGGACAGGAAAGGGACGTGAAATGCACGTAGCGACCTGGGCCGAAAATGAAAGCGCGCAGCATTTCGAAGCGTCAGGGGGATGCTGTCTAATTCCCGGCATATTTTAACCACCAGAAGCTCCAGCATCCATCATAAAGGCGTTCATCACAGGAAAAGTTTCACCGCTGCACACAATGCCGCCATTTACTGAAAACGTGAAAGCTTTTTTGGAGCCAAGTGCCGCTACCGAAGCCTTTTCTTTCCAGGACATAGACGGCGCCCCGCAAATCGACCCATTTAGCAAAACCGAGGCGCCGGAAGTAGCAAAATGGAAACTTGGAGGAGTAACGCGCGACACAATCCAGGATGTTCCTCACCTGGGGTCGAATGTCTCAGATTGTGTTGCTTTAGTACTAGAAATGTTCTTGGGGCGAGCGAAAGGGTGCAACACAAGCACTTTGACAACGTGCTCGCTTGCCGGTTCAGCTGCGCAGCGACGAAGGCAGCCCGAAGAGGCCGCCCCCTTCCACGCACTTTCAACCAATCGCATCCGTGTTTGGCTGCCCTCCGCCAATCACGCACAGGTCTCGCCCCGACTATCACTATCAACCAATCGCGATTAGCTGTGCCTCCGCGGAGGCTGAGAGCACAGCCAATCGTAAAATGTTTCGTGAGAGCTGCCGCAGACGTGATCGCCCTCAGGCTGCGCTGCTGCCGCTTGGCCGCTTGGAGGCCAACTCAAAGTACGTCCGAGTTTGAACCCTGTGCGCAACTGTACCTACGCGACCGAACTCGGGAAGAACGTTCGACCGTCAAACgggtgtttttatttacaatattcttttttttttttttttcccccaccacttcacagaactagTGCATCTTTTGTGCTTTCCAGCTTCCGTCCAAAGTCATCGAACCCAATCTGTGGAGGTCAATTTGCTGCAAGGTCACGTGTAGgataggagaaaaaaataaaggttgCAGTTGGCATCGCAAAATAACTATTTCTGAGCATGGCTAGACGTATGTTTGATTGACAGGACGCAAGCGTTTACATAGTATGCAGCGCAGTGTTGCCCGAATTTTGGAGTTGCCTGATAACACGCAGCACGCAAAGTCTTTCCGTTTTCACGTCTTGCAGGCAAAAACAGACGTCAGCACCGAAAAGTACAGAGAGGATCCCTaaagaatggagggaaaataCGCTCGTGCCCATTCTTAAGAGCAAGGCTGACGTGCAGAGATGCGGGAACTAAACGGGAGTCGAGTggatgagccacaaaatgaagacaagaaagACGAGCGGAGGCCACACTTGGGATGCAAGCAGCAGTTTGGTTCCATACGTTGTGTCTtcgtggatcgagagaaagcctcaTGGCAGACTCGCCAGACGGGTATCGTCCTACTGCATACGGATGCCTGGAGCGGGCGGGAGCTCCTGTGTCAAAACAatacaggccacgcacgaggaGGTGGGATCGAGGATCGGCGCTGAGGCCCTTCCCGTTGCCATCGCTGATGGTGCGGATGGGACCAAAGGCGACCTTGATGGATgcttgagggaagacatgaaggcagatGGAGGCACCAGAGAGGAGGATGATGCGCTTTGTTTCCACAATGACTCCAGTTGTCATTTAATGTCCTTGCGCTCCAAATGGatgctttctttcggcttgtccctttcggggtcgccacagcgtgtcgtctcagGACATGATGAAGCCATTCGTTTTTTTGTGATGCGTAAGGCTTTCGTTTTGTCAGCCCTGATATGTGAAGAAAAGCAATACTGTGTGAAAGACTCCATCCGCTTCAGTTGACTTTCTCCGactttttcttcctcccacCGAGTGAGAGGGAGGCAGAACTGAATTCCACGTGACGGCGTCCTCAATTCGTGCCCCCCTCCCTGCGCTGCCGCTTCACCACTTGACCTTCATCGTGCAAGCGCTCAACGGAAGTCGCGCAGCTTTCGTCAGCGTGGCCCTCGTGTATCGGGTACTTCCTCGCGGTCGAACGGTCGTACTCCGAAGGTTGAAGATACATCCTAGAAGGACGTCTCGGCAGCTGTACTCACAACCCTGTCGTGTATTTTCTCCATGTGTTTTAATATGCAGTAAGTAGTATTATATTTCGACACCCTTGTGAAAATGCTGATGGGGTGATCCTTGGAACCAGGTTGTCCCATCTTAGTTAGATTCTTCGTGTGTGGAATAAAATGGAGATCAGAGTCAAAGTGATGGCCGGGTTCTTTACACACTGTGATGGTTAAACATCTTTCTGGTTTGGACAACAGTTTTCCTCTCTTGCCCGCAAGaccaagagcaaaaaaaaaaacaaaaacgttttttgtcCCAGTTGCGGTGTGGAAAATTCCCAGTCATTAATATGTAAAATACGTTTAAAAAAGGCCATCAATTGTCCCTGTGCCATCAGGAGGGACGGTACTGTACAGCTGCGTGTCGTATCTGCAAATGTGGCAGCTGAGGCCGCGTCTCCTGTTGTCGTCTCCGACTCATTGTGTCCTGCAGAGGGCAGTGTTACCCTTGACCACTAATGTCATCCGTTCGGTTTCGGGGTTTCATTCATCAAAAGTGTGACGCAAAACAGAGCGCGAGAAAATCAACATGGCTGGATAAAACCAAATATAAATATGTCTGCTTCATTTGCTCGATTGTCATTGCATCAACGTCGACAGATTTGACCGTGGACAAATTGTGTGTTGTGCGTGTTTCACTTGGCTAATTCCGATGAATCTGATCCTGATTCTGGAAGTGATTCGACTCTTTCCTGCATTTAAAGTATCTaaattggttggttggttgattGGTCAAGGGGTGGAACAGAGAGTGAGGATGTTGGTTGGGGGGGCTGAGGACGGACCTGCCAGGAAAAAACAGCACCatagcaaaagagagagagaggaagaccaaagaaaaggttgatgggagGATGTTAGAGAGCAACATGCACGAGATGAGatggggaaaaagatgacacgctgtggtgaccccgaccgGGATAAGccgccgaaagaaaaagaagaagaggaagaagttgGTCAGGCTAAGTAGTGTCGGAAGGAGGTCCTTTTCGGGTCCTTCCGCGTGTTCGTCCAATTCCAGGTTCGGTCAAAAACTGGACTCCAGAggcgtgaaatgtgacaaacgCTTCGAAGTTTAATGAATAAAGCGTTCTGTGACACAGGCAAAGGCTGTGGTCCCGACACCGAGTGTGTGTGAAAGCACAACAAAGATGATATAGGCCATGTTGCAAAGCTACCATTGGTGGAcaagtctcaaaacaggatctaaCTGATGCGACTAGACACCCAAGGCCGTTGAGTCCGCTGACAACCACCGCTGTTGTGACTGGACACTCAGGGCAGGTGCCTGCGAACGAAACAACTCGGTTTTGGCGAGTCACACAAGGCTGAAGCCTGCTGGAAAAACAACCCCATTTAAGGCACTTCCTGGAACCGGGTCCGAGGTTCCAGGAAGTTGCAGTCGCTAGCCGTTGAGATCGTGATTTTGGATCGAAGGAGACCGAAGCATTTTCTTCCATACAAAGTCGTCAAAGAGGAGACGGAATTCATTCAAGTACCTGCCTGAAGTAGCGAACTGCGTAACAAAAGTGTTGACACCTTTGCATTGCTCATCGAACCAATCCCATGGCCGAAAATGAAAGATGGAGAGCAGCGTGAGCGTCCACTCCAAGATCATTTGTCAACAAAGGATTGGCGGGACACTTTGCTGAGATTTGGGGGTGATTTGTTTTCCTTGAAAGGAGCTGGAGCACGTCCGTGGCGTTTTGGGCCTTCAGCCTCCCAAGTCGGGTCGAGTCGGGTTAGGACGGGATGAGCTGGCGCGGACGGCGCCTGACTCGGCGCGTCTCCTCtcgcgctaacgttagcgttcCGACGCGCCAGGTGACCGGTTCTTCAGCCTCCCAAGTCGGGTCGAGTCGGGTTAGGACGGGATGAGCTGGCGCGGACGGCGCCTGACTCGGCGCGTCTCCTCtcgcgctaacgttagcgttcCGACGCGCCAGGTGACCGGTTGAGACACGCGCACGGCTAAGAGGCATCCGCTTCAACTCACATTAGCGTGACTGACTCTTTCATTTCATGCTATTCTGCATAGTTGACTGCGTTATTCACTTAATAAGTCGTTGTTGTTCAAATGAAGACTCGTGCCCAAATTAATGAGCACGCGAATACTAAGAAGTTCTGGTAAATGTGGGACGTGTCTAATACGTGGAGCCAAGCGGAGCTACAGTTTTGGCTTAAATGAAGACTAGCGAACGGCAGCGTGGGATGCGCGTACTATCTGCACACAGGATTTGTGTTTTCTTCGACATGTTGAAGAAGAGTCGGCTGATGACGACGCGAAAGCCATGGAAGCAACGCGACATTGGCTTGTCGGCATTTGGTTAAACGTCCACGACGATTTGTGTAAAATGCGAACAGCAGCATAAATGGGGGCTCATGTCAGTGAGGGACACGGCTAATGTCTGCAACAAGGTGGACAAATACATACTTGCGGCTCTCGGATGTGTGCAATATCCGGAGGAAAACGCGACGATTCGGACAGGGAGGGCCAACGATGAAAACGTGAAAAGCTTAAACGTGAAATTGATTCTTATGTAGAGCcaatttatttgttctttttataTTCGGATGAGGCCAGATGAATTAACACAACGCTAACGTCAACGGCAAAACGTTTCCTACGGAAGCTGACGCCAGTCTGGGATGCGTCTAACATTTGCAGATGATCAAGTCCAAAGTGTGCGCTGAAGATTCAAAAAGGCCTTCAGACGTTTGATTGATTagattttatttgttgaaagaAGCTTTGCTGCTGTTGTcattcgaccccccccccccacgttagATCGAGCGTCGCCATGGAAACCAGGTGAGCGCAAGCGAGCAACTAAACAAAGTAGGCCGTAGCGAAGCAAGCGTGGGTTTAAGATTTGCGACGTTTATGCTTTTCATCTGTCCAATGGAAGCCTTTAAACGGAAATTTAAATATCATttcagagaagaaaaaaaaaacgtttacatcTGAAATCTTGACTTTGATGTTACTTGGAATCTTAAGACTTTAATTGGTGGTACAGGCAACAAAGTTTGttacttaaaaaacaaaataaaaaagctcTTAGCACCaaaacggattttttttttttttttttatattaatttttttttcttaaaattagCGATTAGCACCTCGTCGGCAAAGAAGCGACCAATTGGATGGCGCCTCAGCTGGTGGGCGGAGCTTAGATCAGGAGCTCGTTGTCCACGTCCTCTGCAAAGACACAGAAACACCGGCGCGTCAATCTCGCTTTGCCACAAACTGGTCTCGCTTTGGAGCAGTTTTCCGTAGAGCAGTTGCTTCCGTCCTGTTGCCAGCAAGTCCCAACAAAATCAACGGCGAAGTAGTCCCTGCTTGGCATTAACCACAAGCGTTGTTTCGAAACAACCATTTCAAAATTGTTGGACTTTAGCGTGCACTTCGAACATCCAGGGAGCcgtttttgagccgcttatcctcacaagggccgcgagAGTGTCaccgagcaggaggcggggtgcgccCCGAACCGGTCGCAGGCCACGCcaagacggacaacagtcgcactcgcaatcacacctacgggcaattcagacTGGGAGTCGCGGAGTCAGGAAGTCGTCGGGCCCGTCGGCTACTCACCCTCTTTGATGCCGAAGCAGGCGGCCCACTCCTCCAGGGCGATGTACTTGTCGCCGTCGCCGTCACATTCCTGGAAGAAGCGCGTGGTGCAGTGCTCCATGGGGATGAGGGGGGCGCGCAGGGGGGCCAGCTCGCTGTGCGTCAGGTAGCTGTCAATCACATGAGCGCGACAGGGTCAACGTCCGCGCCGGCGCCGTTCATCGGTCGCGCGTGCCAAAACGCCCATCTCCAGGGTTTGATTTGGAGTTGCGCGCTCCCTACAGGAGAAGGTCCCCAACTAAGTTTCAGTGATATTCGTTGTTCCCACAGCTTTTCACAGAAAATTCCCGAGTGCGGTTTGTATGCGTTCAAAGTAGCGATTCTTTGAAGGTTAAGAATAACTGTCAAATGGACGCTCGTGCATGTCGGAGTTTTCCGGCCTCGGGGCTCCGTTGTATCATTTCAAATCTGTCGGGGTGTCCGCGTACCCGTCGGCCGGGTGCTGGTCCAGCTGTCCGAACTGCCAGTGCACGGGGAAGATGTACATGTTGTAGTTCTTGACAAAGTCATGAGCCAGCAGGTCCAGGGTGTGCTCGCCCGCCTTCAGCCGCTTCTCGTTCTCGTAGATCTTCTTCACCTGCCGCCGCaatagaacaaacaaacaaacaaacgtcgACTTACCCCGGCggataagtcggactcgttcaAAAAAATGAGGATGAGGAGCGTGAACAAAGTGGCCATTTTTGATCTTATGGAATTTGGATTCCCCGGACGACGCCAGCGACGCTTAGGAAGCGCAGCTGTTCCCGCAGAGAAAATGACGGCTGTTGCCCGGCCGGCCTTGTCGCCATTTTGCTGGCGCAAAGTCGACTCTCAGAGGGATTGTTTGGGCAGATTTTGTGGCACGTTAGCCGCGTTCGGCAAAAGCCCTACTTTTCCCCATGGTGCGGGTGTCAAAGGTCACGAAATGAGTATTCCCGAGACCTGCCGGAGCCCGGCAAGCGAGGCCGCTTGGGGGGCGTACGGCGAAGACTCACCCTCAGCTTTTGCTTCTCGGTCAGCAGGTCGTTGTCCTGGTCCCGCTCGTACAGGGTCACCAGGACGTTTTTCAGCCAGTCCCTCATCCGCAGAGGAAACTGCTTCAGCTCGTTGTCCAGGCAGGGCTCGATGTCTGCCGGATCACAAACGCAAATCAGGCTTGTTCATGGTCACTTCTCAACGGCAAATCTTTGGAATTGAGCGTCACCCATCCGGCGAGAAGATTTGCTTCCGATCGACACTCGCTTCCGTTCCATTTGGATTCAATCCGATTTCCATTCAGTGAGAAGTAGAAATACGCAAAGCTCTCTTCCAGTCGGGCAAAAACGTCGTCTCAGCCCTAATTGTGGCCTCTCTGAGACGTTTTTTGGGGCTTCCGATCATTACGAAGACGTCCGCCCAATATCGGGGGATTGGCAGGGCCGCAGGCAGGATGACGATGGAGGTTTGACGCCTTATTGGCAATTCATCCCGAGGGTCCACGCGCAAGTACGAGCCCTGGGATTGGCCCATCAAAGTGTGCACGGACTTCCCACGGGTCGGATTCCGCCAGACGTCGGGCCATTTTCAGGTGAATCGGCGGAAGTGGTGTCGGGGCCGGTTTTGTGAGCCAACGAGCACCGGGCGGGATCCGCTGGGCCGATGGGCCAGCCGTCAAATAGAACAAGAACGTGACACACTGGCCGCCCTCGGACGGCTTCTCCGCTGGAGCcctgcactcccacctccagaaGACTTTCAGCGTCTACACAAAGGCCGACGCCAACTTGTCGGGACTCGTTCGCCTTCAATTTGCGTCTTCGGAAAAGTGAAGCCGATTCAGATTTCGAGGGTACGAAAGCAAAGAGGACGTGCTTCTATCACCCCCCTTAAATGTTTGGGTTTAGCTTTTCCGACA
The sequence above is drawn from the Syngnathoides biaculeatus isolate LvHL_M chromosome 11, ASM1980259v1, whole genome shotgun sequence genome and encodes:
- the sparc gene encoding SPARC isoform X2; this encodes MRMWFFLLVCLAGRAAAAPEAEAEVGANPVQVEVGEFDEAIEPDDDDDDVAENPCLQHQCKKGKVCEVDEGNTPLCVCQDPSTCAPAEGPFEHVCGTDNKTYDTSCNFFATKCALEGTKKGHKLHLDYIGACKDIEPCLDNELKQFPLRMRDWLKNVLVTLYERDQDNDLLTEKQKLRVKKIYENEKRLKAGEHTLDLLAHDFVKNYNMYIFPVHWQFGQLDQHPADGYLTHSELAPLRAPLIPMEHCTTRFFQECDGDGDKYIALEEWAACFGIKEEDVDNELLI
- the sparc gene encoding SPARC isoform X1 — translated: MRMWFFLLVCLAGRAAAAPAEELPTADEPVAEDSLVEEAEAEVGANPVQVEVGEFDEAIEPDDDDDDVAENPCLQHQCKKGKVCEVDEGNTPLCVCQDPSTCAPAEGPFEHVCGTDNKTYDTSCNFFATKCALEGTKKGHKLHLDYIGACKDIEPCLDNELKQFPLRMRDWLKNVLVTLYERDQDNDLLTEKQKLRVKKIYENEKRLKAGEHTLDLLAHDFVKNYNMYIFPVHWQFGQLDQHPADGYLTHSELAPLRAPLIPMEHCTTRFFQECDGDGDKYIALEEWAACFGIKEEDVDNELLI